The genomic stretch TTTAGCCCCAGACGCGCAACGATTTCAACCTGTGGCATTGTTCCTGGAATACGACGTTTGGCGGATTCAAAAATCAAGGTGAAACTGGCAGTGTCCCTGAATTCAGCTCGTGACGAGGTTCGGGACACCCTGATGCCTGTGAACAAGCTATATCCATTATCCACATTGAAAAGGTCTCTCTTGTATTACCAGAAAAAAAGCAACTTTCGCATCACATTGGAATATATCCTGATTCCAGACCTGAACATGGCAGCAGAAGACCTTAAAGCCCTGCGAAAATTCAGTGGAGATCTTTCCTGCAAAATAAATTTTATTCCCTACAATCAAGTGCCGGGTCTTCCTTATAAAACACCAACTGAGGATGAGATACAGGCATTTATGGCGAAAGCGCGCGAACTTCCTCAAGCTGTGATGCTGAGAAGAAGCAAGGGAACCGATATCAGTGGAGCCTGCGGTCAGCTTGTGACCGACGCCTCTGCCAAACAGACAGGAGAAAAAAATGAACAAAATTGAAAAGATTGCCCGGCATCTTTTTGGTGACAACCAAGCCTGTAAATGTGGCGGTGGACATGTAATCTGTCTTGGTTGCGCAGTGTGCCGCGCTGAGAAGCCGGATCAAATCTACGATCCCAATGCGGGCATTGCTTCCATCGTTGATGCAACTTTGCTGAAAGCTGACGCCACCCAAGCTCAAATAAATGCACTTTGCGACCTCGCAAACGACCATGAATGCGCCTCTGTCTGTGTAAATTCCCACTTTTCCCATCCACTGCAACTGCGTCTCCGCGCCGCGGTAAAATCCTGCACAGTTGTAAATTTCCCTCTGGGTGCAGGTTACACCTATGCTGTGGTTGCGGAAACTCTTGCTGTTATCAACACCGGCATCGAAGAACTGGATCTGGTGCAAAATCTCAGTGCTGTAAAAAGCGGGCAAATCCTGCAATCCTACGAGTTAATGCGAAATATCGCTGAACTCTGCCGTAGCAACGAGGTGCTCCTGAAAGTGATTTTGGAAACATGTTATCTCACGGAAGATGAGATAATTGCCTGCTGTCTCTACGCCAAAAAAGCCGGCGCGGAGTTTGTTAAAACTTCCACAGGCTTTGGCACCGCCGGAGCGACAATTGAGAACGTACGTCTGATGCGAAAAACCGTGGGACCAAAAATTGGCGTAAAAGCTTCCGGTGGCATCCGCACTCGCGAACAGGCTTTGGCAATGATTGAAGCCGGCGCGAACCGCATCGGCGCCAGCAACGTTACAGCTCTGATCTGAGGTTTGTTTCGATGAAAGTGACTTTAGCAGGATATAATATCGACAACTCCCTAATCCAAAAACTGGATAATGAAGCCGCGACTCCGGAAGTGATTTCCGCGGCCTACGCGCGCATCAGCCGCAGTGAAA from Candidatus Cloacimonadota bacterium encodes the following:
- the deoC gene encoding deoxyribose-phosphate aldolase, which produces MNKIEKIARHLFGDNQACKCGGGHVICLGCAVCRAEKPDQIYDPNAGIASIVDATLLKADATQAQINALCDLANDHECASVCVNSHFSHPLQLRLRAAVKSCTVVNFPLGAGYTYAVVAETLAVINTGIEELDLVQNLSAVKSGQILQSYELMRNIAELCRSNEVLLKVILETCYLTEDEIIACCLYAKKAGAEFVKTSTGFGTAGATIENVRLMRKTVGPKIGVKASGGIRTREQALAMIEAGANRIGASNVTALI